Proteins co-encoded in one Myripristis murdjan chromosome 4, fMyrMur1.1, whole genome shotgun sequence genomic window:
- the LOC115358134 gene encoding MAU2 chromatid cohesion factor homolog, with protein sequence MASNVEAPEPWYLALLGFAEHFRTSSPPKIRLCVHCLQAVFQFKPPQRIEARTHLQLGSVLYHHTKNSELARSHLEKAWFISQQVPQFEDVKFEAASILSELFCQQNLVDSAKPLLRKAIQISQQTPYWHCRLLFQLAQLHTLEKDLVSACDLLGVGAEYARVVGSEYTRALFLLSKGMLLLMERKLGEVHPLLTLCGTIVENWQGNPIQKESLRVFFLVLQVTHYLDAGQVKSVKPCLKQLQQCIQTISTLHDDEILPTNPADLFHWLPKEHMCVLVYLVTVMHSMQAGYLEKAQKYTDKALMQLEKLKMLDCSPILSTFQVILLEHIIMCRLVTGHKATALQEISQVCQLCQQSPRLFNNHAAQLHTLLGLYCISVNCMDNAEAQFSTALRLTTHQELWTFIVTNLASVYIREGNRHQELYSLLERINPDHNFPVSSHCLRAAAFYIRGLLSFFQGRYNEAKRFLRETLKMSNAEDLNRLTACSLVLLGHIFYVLGNHRESNNMVVPAMQLASKIPDMSVQLWSSALLKDLNKALGNTMDAHEAAQMHQNFSQQLLQDHIAACSLPEHNLISWTDGPPPVQIQAQNGPTTSLASLL encoded by the exons ATGGCGTCAAATGTAGAGGCCCCGGAGCCTTGGTACCTCGCCCTTCTCGGTTTTGCAGAGCATTTTCGGACCTCGAGTCCGCCCAAAATCCGACTCTGCGTGCATTGTCTACAGGCTGTGTTTCAGTTCAAGCCTCCGCAGAGGATCGAGGCCAGGACGCACCTCCAGCTGGGCTCGGTGCTCTACCACCACACCAAGAACAGCGAGCTAGCCCGGAGCCACCTGGAGAAAGCG tggttTATATCGCAGCAGGTCCCCCAGTTTGAAGATGTCAAATTTGAAGCTGCCAGTATTTTGTCAGAGCTCTTCTGCCAACAG aattTGGTGGACTCTGCAAAGCCCCTACTGCGCAAGGCCATCCAGATTTCACAGCAAACACCTTACTGGCACTGCAGGTTGCTGTTCCAGTTGGCG CAACTTCATACACTGGAGAAAGACTTGGTGTCGGCATGTGACCTGCTGGGCGTTGGAGCTGAGTATGCCAGAGTGGTGGGCTCAGAATACACCAG GGCATTATTTCTCCTTAGTAAAGGAATG CTGCTGCTAATGGAGAGGAAGCTCGGGGAGGTCCATCCTCTGCTCACACTGTGCGGGACCATCGTGGAGAACTGGCAGGGAAACCCCATCCAGAAGGAGTCGCTGAGGGTCTTCTTCCTGGTCCTACAGGTCACACACTACCTGGATGCTGGGCAG GTGAAGAGCGTGAAGCCATGCctgaagcagctgcagcagtgcatcCAGACCATCTCAACACTCCATGACGATGAGATCCTGCCCACCAACCCAGCAGACCTCTTCCACTGGCTGCCCAAGGAGCACATGTGTGTCCTCGTATATTTG GTGACAGTCATGCACTCCATGCAAGCAGGATATCTAGAGAAGGCCCAGAAGTACACTGACAAGGCCCTCATGCAGCTTGAGAAACTAAAAA TGTTGGACTGCAGCCCCATCCTTTCTACTTTCCAAGTCATTCTACTGGAGCACATCATCATGTGTCGACTCGTCACAGGTCACAAGGCTACTGCATTACAAGAG ATCTCCCAGGTTTGTCAGCTGTGCCAACAGTCCCCCAGGTTATTCAACAACCATGCTGCCCAACTTCACACGCTATTA GGTCTGTATTGCATCTCAGTGAACTGTATGGATAATGCAGAGGCACAGTTTAGCACAGCCTTACGG ctcaCTACGCACCAGGAACTATGGACATTTATTGTAACCAACTTGGCCAGTGTCTACATCAGGGAAGGAAACAGACACCAGGAG CTGTACAGCCTCCTGGAGAGAATAAACCCAGACCACAACTTCCCAGTCAG CTCCCACTGTCTCCGTGCAGCAGCCTTCTACATCAGGGGACTCCTGTCCTTCTTCCAAGGACGCTACAATGAGGCCAA ACGCTTCCTGAGAGAGACACTGAAGATGTCTAATGCTGAGGACCTGAACAGACTGACTGCCTGCTCCCTGGTTCTGCTTGGCCACATCTTCTATGTCCTTGGCAACCACAGA GAAAGCAACAACATGGTGGTGCCAGCCATGCAACTGGCCAGCAAGATCCCCGACATGTCTGTTCAGCTGTGGTCCTCAGCGCTGTTGAAAG ACTTGAACAAGGCCCTGGGGAACACCATGGATGCCCACGAAGCGGCTCAGATGCACCAGAACTTctctcagcagctgctgcaagACCACATCGCCGCCTGCAGCCTCCCTGAGCATAACCTCATCAGC tggacTGACGGACCTCCTCCTGTCCAGATCCAAGCCCAGAATGGCCCCACCACCAGCCTTGCAAGCCTTCTATGA
- the LOC115358175 gene encoding mitochondrial coenzyme A transporter SLC25A42-like, translating into MAHRVHDHQRALPVPQATVLSLPPPSPAKDFRRTWTVLDSLLCGAFAGAVAKTVIAPLDRTKIIFQVSSNRFSAKEAFRLIYCTYMKDGLLSLWRGNSATMVRVIPYAAIQFCSHEQYKGLLGSYYGFQGKALPPFPRFLAGSLAGTTAAMLTYPLDMVRARMAVTAREMYSNIMHVFVRISQEEGVRTLYRGFTPTVLGVIPYAGITFFTYETLKKLHTEKTKRSQPYTHERLVFGACAGLIGQSASYPLDVVRRRMQTAGVYGSGYSTILGTMREIVTQEGVVRGLYKGLSMNWVKGPIAVGVSFTTFDLTHNLLHKLHQMGYFTH; encoded by the exons ATGGCCCACCGTGTGCATGACCACCAGAGAGCTCTACCCGTACCCCAGGCCACAGTCCTGTCCCTGCCGCCCCCCAGCCCAGCAAAA GACTTCAGGCGGACATGGACTGTGCTGGACTCACTGCTCTGTGGTGCGTTTGCTGGAGCTGTAGCCAAAACAGTTATCGCTCCTCTGGATCGAACTAAGATCATTTTCCAAG TGTCCTCAAACAGATTTTCAGCCAAG GAGGCTTTCCGGCTCATCTACTGCACTTACATGAAGGATGGGCTTCTCAGTCTGTGGAGGGGAAACTCTGCCACCATGGTGCGGGTCATCCCCTACGCTGCCATCCAGTTCTGCTCCCATGAGCAGTATAAAGGATTACTGGGCAGCTACTACGGCTTCCAGGGAAA AGCTCTGCCCCCTTTCCCCCGCTTCCTGGCCGGCTCGCTGGCTGGAACCACTGCCGCCATGCTTACCTACCCCCTGGACATGGTGCGCGCCAGGATGGCCGTCACTGCCAGAGAAAT GTACAGCAACATCATGCATGTCTTTGTGCGAATCTCCCAAGAAGAGGGTGTGAGGACCCTTTACAGAGGTTTCACCCCCACAGTCCTGGGAGTCATTCCGTACGCAGGGATCACATTTTTCACCTATGAGACCCTCAAGAAACTACATACAG aaaagacaaagaggtCCCAGCCATACACGCACGAGCGTCTGGTCTTTGGTGCTTGCGCGGGCCTGATCGGACAGTCGGCGTCGTACCCGCTGGATGTGGTTCGTCGACGCATGCAGACAGCCGGCGTTTACGGCTCAGGCTACAGCACAATTCTGGGCACCATGCGTGAGATCGTGACACAGGAGGGAGTCGTGCGTGGATTATACAAAGGCCTGAGCATGAACTGGGTTAAAGGGCCCATCGCCGTGGGGGTGAGCTTCACCACGTTTGACCTTACACACAACCTCCTGCACAAATTGCACCAGATGGGCTACTTCACCCACTGA